One region of Mesobacillus boroniphilus genomic DNA includes:
- a CDS encoding Rne/Rng family ribonuclease, translating to MNKLIINANSREKRFALVKNGEVEKIYIEQPDQQSLVGNIYFGIVEKVIPGMNAAFVNFGEEMSGFLQKDKLASYVLSEDENKANRMISSYVHQGEKLLVQVEKDAAGTKGARLTGIIELQGENLVYMPQGKYIAVSKKADSTDTRNKWREFASHVKMPEEGLIFRTESLKQTEEAIMRELEQQRVQYAQMTKSMSAMKKPGLVHSRDYFFEQAVAALLSFENGEVVTDCLEFKKRIQHHITEGKEIKFYSGKDHIFSFYKIEQEIERLLKRLVWLEKGAYMVIDQAEALTMIDVNTGKFSGKTDLRDTIMKTNLNAAVEAARQIRLRDLAGIILIDFIDMKSNTDRENVLKLIQKELLQDERRTRIVGFTELGILQLTRKKTKQSMAETLTENCWTCGGTGQVLSTETVAYRLERALWEYKNSDYEEIHVAATKAVINHFSGEADIHKLRLEKALGFKIKFSVSDAAKPFYEILKVGASTEHG from the coding sequence ATGAACAAGCTAATCATTAATGCAAATTCTAGAGAAAAGCGCTTCGCATTGGTCAAGAATGGTGAAGTCGAAAAAATATATATCGAACAGCCTGACCAGCAATCTCTGGTCGGGAATATTTATTTTGGTATCGTAGAAAAAGTGATACCAGGGATGAACGCAGCATTCGTCAATTTTGGCGAAGAAATGAGTGGTTTTCTTCAAAAAGATAAACTAGCATCCTATGTACTGTCAGAAGATGAGAATAAAGCGAATCGGATGATTTCTTCGTATGTGCATCAAGGTGAAAAGCTGCTTGTTCAGGTTGAAAAAGACGCGGCCGGGACAAAAGGGGCAAGGCTGACAGGAATCATTGAATTACAGGGAGAGAACCTTGTATATATGCCTCAGGGTAAATACATTGCTGTTTCTAAAAAGGCAGACTCGACAGACACCAGGAATAAGTGGAGAGAATTCGCCAGTCATGTCAAAATGCCTGAGGAAGGTCTTATTTTCAGGACCGAAAGCCTGAAACAGACTGAAGAAGCAATCATGCGTGAGCTAGAGCAGCAGCGGGTTCAATATGCTCAAATGACAAAGTCCATGTCAGCAATGAAGAAGCCAGGACTCGTTCACAGTCGCGATTACTTTTTTGAGCAGGCTGTTGCAGCACTTCTTTCTTTTGAAAATGGAGAAGTGGTTACGGATTGTCTCGAGTTTAAGAAAAGAATTCAGCACCATATCACAGAGGGTAAAGAGATTAAGTTTTATAGTGGGAAAGATCATATCTTTTCTTTTTATAAAATTGAACAGGAAATCGAACGGCTGCTTAAAAGGTTGGTATGGCTGGAAAAAGGAGCCTACATGGTCATTGACCAGGCAGAGGCACTTACGATGATCGATGTGAACACAGGCAAGTTTTCCGGCAAAACGGATTTGCGTGACACGATCATGAAAACAAATTTGAATGCGGCGGTTGAAGCTGCAAGGCAAATCAGGCTCAGGGATCTTGCGGGCATCATTCTGATCGATTTTATTGATATGAAGAGTAATACGGATCGGGAAAACGTATTGAAACTCATTCAAAAAGAACTGCTTCAGGATGAGCGCCGAACACGGATTGTCGGCTTTACCGAGCTGGGAATCCTCCAATTGACAAGAAAGAAGACGAAGCAATCGATGGCCGAGACTCTGACTGAAAACTGCTGGACTTGCGGAGGTACAGGACAGGTGCTGAGCACGGAAACCGTTGCATACAGACTCGAGCGGGCACTGTGGGAGTACAAAAACTCCGATTACGAAGAAATTCACGTAGCTGCGACCAAGGCGGTCATAAACCATTTTTCAGGCGAGGCCGATATCCATAAATTGAGGCTTGAAAAAGCACTGGGCTTTAAGATAAAATTCTCAGTGTCAGACGCGGCGAAACCTTTTTATGAGATCCTTAAGGTTGGTGCTTCGACAGAACACGGTTGA
- the mreD gene encoding rod shape-determining protein MreD — MIRFLLPALFALLFILESLFVELLPAELFNSDRILVPHFLMVGILFLTAYLSPRHGILYGIIFGLLFDVVYTEIIGIYLFMFPFIAYLFANMMRILQTNVLIVSILSLLGIALLEVGVYELMLLIKITDLDFSTYVKIRLVPTLILNLAFIILAAYPFKKQFENAADRLRND, encoded by the coding sequence TTGATCCGTTTCCTGCTCCCGGCACTTTTCGCTTTATTATTCATCCTGGAAAGTTTGTTTGTCGAACTTCTGCCTGCAGAATTATTCAACAGTGACCGGATTCTTGTTCCGCATTTCCTCATGGTAGGGATATTATTTTTGACGGCTTACCTGAGTCCAAGACATGGAATCCTTTATGGTATTATTTTTGGACTGCTTTTTGATGTCGTCTACACAGAAATTATTGGGATTTATCTATTCATGTTCCCGTTCATCGCCTATTTGTTCGCAAATATGATGAGGATTCTGCAGACCAATGTTTTGATTGTTTCAATTTTATCCCTACTTGGCATTGCGCTTTTGGAGGTAGGAGTTTACGAGTTGATGCTGTTGATAAAAATTACTGACCTGGACTTTTCGACCTATGTTAAAATAAGACTAGTCCCGACATTAATTCTAAACCTTGCGTTTATCATATTGGCTGCCTATCCATTTAAAAAACAATTCGAGAATGCTGCAGACAGACTTAGGAACGATTGA
- a CDS encoding M50 family metallopeptidase: MNKAIALLRKIHIHPLLWVIIALAVATAHFIELMMVLLIIFVHEMGHGAAASFFSWRIKKIALLPFGGVAEMDEHGNRPLKEELIVVLAGPLQHVWMMALSYLLFTAGLFPEKWHLLFIEYNIMILLFNLIPIWPLDGGKLVFILLSMNKSFQEAHLRTLYVSAGTLVIFSAILIILAPLTLNVWVIIGFLAFSIYYEWKQRRFTFMRFLMERHYGKQVDLRELKPINATENEMVGQILEKFQRGCKHPIIVKQQNGKEMVMDENELLHAFFSEKLLSAKIGDLLYTF; the protein is encoded by the coding sequence TTGAATAAAGCCATTGCCTTATTGCGAAAAATACACATCCATCCTTTATTGTGGGTGATCATCGCCCTTGCTGTTGCGACCGCGCATTTTATAGAGCTGATGATGGTGCTGCTGATTATTTTTGTTCATGAAATGGGACATGGTGCTGCAGCTTCTTTTTTTTCGTGGAGAATCAAGAAAATCGCCCTGCTTCCTTTCGGCGGGGTAGCTGAAATGGATGAGCACGGGAACAGGCCGTTAAAAGAAGAACTGATTGTTGTTCTGGCAGGCCCCCTGCAGCATGTTTGGATGATGGCGCTCTCCTATTTGCTGTTTACAGCAGGTTTATTTCCAGAGAAATGGCATCTGCTGTTCATCGAATATAATATAATGATCCTCCTGTTCAATCTTATCCCCATCTGGCCATTGGATGGAGGCAAGCTGGTGTTCATTCTGTTATCGATGAACAAATCCTTTCAGGAGGCACATCTGCGGACATTGTATGTTTCAGCAGGAACCCTGGTCATTTTTTCGGCTATACTAATCATTCTCGCACCTTTGACACTGAATGTCTGGGTCATCATCGGTTTCCTGGCGTTTTCTATCTATTATGAATGGAAGCAGCGGCGTTTTACGTTCATGCGTTTTTTAATGGAAAGGCATTATGGGAAGCAGGTGGATTTGAGAGAACTAAAGCCAATAAACGCAACCGAGAATGAAATGGTCGGTCAGATACTGGAAAAGTTCCAGCGTGGCTGCAAGCACCCAATCATCGTCAAGCAGCAGAACGGCAAGGAAATGGTCATGGATGAGAATGAATTGCTCCATGCTTTTTTCAGTGAGAAGTTATTGTCAGCAAAGATAGGAGATTTGCTTTACACCTTTTAA
- the radC gene encoding RadC family protein: protein MSTNSLMIRDYPQNERPRERFVQNGPQSLSNHELLALLLGTGSREESVLQLANRMLSQFEGLRLLKDATLEELTQIKGIGKAKAIHVLAAVEIGRRIANHTLDERYVIRSPEDGAKYLMSDMRFLTQEHFVCLYLNTKNQVVHKQTIFIGSLNASIVHPREVFKEAVRRSAASVICVHNHPSGDPTPSREDIEVTKRLAESGKIVGIELLDHLIIGENKYVSLKEKGYV from the coding sequence TTGTCTACAAATTCATTAATGATCAGAGATTATCCGCAAAATGAGCGGCCGCGGGAGCGATTTGTCCAGAATGGCCCTCAAAGCCTTTCCAATCATGAATTGCTTGCCCTGTTGCTAGGAACGGGATCGCGCGAGGAATCAGTTCTCCAGCTAGCAAACCGAATGCTTTCCCAGTTTGAGGGCCTCCGCCTTCTAAAAGATGCTACTCTGGAAGAGTTAACCCAAATAAAAGGGATCGGAAAAGCAAAAGCGATCCATGTACTCGCGGCAGTTGAAATCGGCAGGCGCATCGCCAACCATACCCTTGATGAACGCTATGTGATCCGCTCACCGGAAGACGGTGCGAAATACTTAATGAGTGATATGCGCTTTTTGACACAGGAGCATTTTGTCTGCTTATACTTGAATACGAAAAACCAGGTGGTCCACAAGCAGACGATTTTTATCGGCAGCCTTAACGCTTCCATAGTACACCCAAGAGAGGTGTTTAAAGAAGCAGTACGCCGGTCAGCAGCGTCTGTCATTTGCGTCCATAATCATCCATCAGGTGATCCTACCCCAAGCAGAGAAGATATAGAAGTGACGAAAAGACTTGCTGAGTCCGGTAAAATTGTCGGAATTGAATTGTTAGATCATTTAATCATTGGGGAAAATAAATATGTTAGTTTGAAGGAAAAAGGGTATGTATGA
- a CDS encoding Maf family protein, which produces MQRLILASSSPRRKELLENLRLKFEISSSDADESFSESLSPAEVVMDLASRKSGTVAQDYPNCFVIGSDTVVVNDGTILGKPESGQEALQMLKKLSGNTHSVYTGVSIISPEKETRFYEKTDVTFWELSDEEIDTYIKSGEPFDKAGGYGIQGFGSMLVKKISGDYYTVVGLPVSRLIRELRKIGYNLPY; this is translated from the coding sequence ATGCAACGCCTCATTTTAGCCTCTTCTTCTCCACGGCGAAAAGAACTTCTTGAAAACCTCCGCTTGAAATTTGAAATCTCGAGCAGTGATGCAGACGAAAGTTTCAGTGAGTCCCTCAGCCCTGCTGAAGTGGTTATGGACCTTGCTTCCAGAAAGTCGGGAACTGTGGCTCAAGATTATCCAAATTGTTTTGTGATTGGCTCAGATACTGTCGTGGTCAACGATGGAACGATCCTTGGGAAGCCTGAAAGCGGACAAGAAGCCTTACAGATGCTCAAAAAGCTGTCTGGGAACACCCATTCAGTTTACACAGGAGTATCGATCATCTCCCCTGAGAAGGAAACACGTTTCTATGAAAAAACAGATGTGACGTTCTGGGAATTGTCAGATGAAGAAATCGACACCTATATAAAGAGCGGTGAACCCTTCGATAAGGCAGGCGGCTATGGAATCCAGGGATTCGGCAGTATGCTTGTCAAAAAGATCAGTGGGGATTATTACACAGTTGTTGGACTGCCTGTATCCAGATTGATCAGGGAGTTAAGAAAAATCGGATACAACCTTCCTTATTAA
- the mreC gene encoding rod shape-determining protein MreC, producing MPQFFFNKRLIMLLVSIIVLVALIGFSLREREELTWPEQFVKDSTSWVQSVVSRPANYIAGLIENLQDLQNTYQENKELKKRVDDMARLEAKVYSLEKENEELQEILDKKESLADYEPIQAVRIARSPERWNELIIINKGAANGVEKNMAVITAKGLIGKIKSTTPFSATVQLVSSIDPTNRISAILQAEKPLYGTIEGYDKKKELLLLKGLPYDAEIEKGQNVVTTGMGGIFPKDLPIGKVVKVVPDQFGLNQTAYIKPEANLYDLEHVMVVKKSMVSVDLEESLEDSEGEEEDN from the coding sequence ATGCCACAGTTCTTTTTTAATAAACGCCTGATAATGCTGCTTGTGAGCATTATAGTCCTCGTGGCATTGATTGGATTTTCTTTAAGGGAAAGAGAAGAATTGACATGGCCCGAACAGTTTGTCAAAGACTCTACCAGCTGGGTGCAATCCGTTGTCTCAAGACCTGCGAATTATATTGCTGGTTTAATCGAAAACCTTCAAGACTTGCAAAATACATATCAGGAAAACAAAGAGTTAAAGAAACGCGTTGATGATATGGCCCGCCTTGAAGCGAAAGTATACTCCCTTGAAAAAGAAAACGAGGAGCTTCAGGAAATTTTAGACAAGAAAGAATCACTAGCAGACTACGAACCAATTCAGGCAGTCAGGATTGCCAGAAGTCCTGAACGCTGGAATGAACTGATCATCATTAATAAAGGCGCTGCTAACGGCGTCGAAAAAAACATGGCGGTTATTACTGCAAAAGGTTTAATCGGTAAGATCAAGAGTACGACACCATTTTCGGCAACCGTGCAGCTAGTCAGCTCCATTGACCCGACCAACAGAATTTCTGCGATCCTCCAGGCAGAAAAGCCGCTTTACGGCACAATCGAAGGGTATGACAAGAAGAAAGAACTTCTTTTGTTAAAAGGGCTTCCGTATGATGCGGAAATTGAAAAAGGGCAGAATGTCGTCACGACTGGTATGGGTGGAATTTTCCCTAAGGATCTTCCAATCGGCAAGGTTGTCAAGGTTGTCCCTGATCAATTTGGCCTGAATCAAACGGCATATATTAAGCCAGAAGCAAATCTTTATGATTTGGAACATGTTATGGTTGTTAAGAAATCAATGGTCTCAGTGGACCTTGAAGAAAGCTTGGAAGATAGTGAAGGTGAGGAGGAAGACAATTGA
- the minC gene encoding septum site-determining protein MinC: MKKTQNVTIKGTKDGLTLHLDDTCSYDELKKELDRKLSNSTRVQEEQQLLSVKVKVGNRYLSKDQEEELKDLIRQKRNLIVEELETNVITRDEAERLRQETEIVTVAKVIRSGQVLEITGDLLLIGDVNPGGTVKATGNIFIMGALKGIAHAGTEGNEEAVIAASVMKPSQLRISDCINRAPDDVPEEDSRVMECAYISDNQQIVVDRLQVLMKKRPNLTRFEGGL, translated from the coding sequence ATGAAGAAAACACAAAATGTGACAATAAAAGGAACAAAAGATGGGCTTACGCTCCATTTGGACGATACTTGCTCTTACGATGAATTGAAGAAGGAGCTTGATAGGAAGCTTTCGAATTCAACTCGTGTCCAGGAGGAGCAACAGCTGCTATCGGTTAAGGTGAAGGTAGGAAACAGGTACCTTTCAAAGGATCAGGAGGAAGAACTGAAAGATTTGATCCGCCAGAAGAGAAACTTAATCGTAGAGGAACTTGAGACGAATGTGATCACCAGGGATGAAGCTGAGAGGCTTCGTCAGGAAACAGAAATCGTGACTGTTGCCAAAGTGATCCGTTCAGGCCAGGTCCTTGAAATAACAGGAGATCTGCTGCTAATAGGAGATGTCAATCCCGGAGGAACGGTTAAGGCGACTGGGAACATTTTTATCATGGGTGCCTTGAAAGGCATTGCACATGCGGGCACAGAAGGAAATGAGGAAGCAGTCATTGCTGCATCTGTCATGAAGCCCTCCCAACTCAGGATCAGTGATTGCATCAATCGGGCTCCAGATGATGTCCCTGAAGAAGACAGCCGCGTGATGGAATGTGCTTACATATCAGACAATCAACAGATTGTTGTTGATAGATTGCAAGTTTTAATGAAGAAAAGACCTAATTTAACTAGATTCGAAGGAGGCCTCTAA
- a CDS encoding rod shape-determining protein, producing MFGIGTRDLGIDLGTANTLVYVKGKGIVLREPSVVALQTDTKNIVAVGNDAKNMIGRTPGNVVALRPMKDGVIADYETTASMMKYYIKQATKNKGWFAGKPYVMVCVPSGITAVEERAVIDATRQAGARDAFTIEEPFAAAIGANLPVWEPTGSMVVDIGGGTTEVAIISLGGIVTSQSVRIAGDEMDGAIINYIRKTYNLMIGERTAEAIKMEVGSAGDADGIENMEIRGRDLLTGLPKTIEITAEEIARALRDTVYAIVDAVKLTLEKTPPELASDIMDRGIVLTGGGALLRNLDKVISEETKMPVLIAEDPLDCVAIGTGKALDHIDLFKSKAKESR from the coding sequence ATGTTTGGGATCGGAACAAGAGACCTCGGAATAGACCTTGGTACTGCTAATACACTCGTTTATGTTAAAGGAAAAGGAATTGTTTTAAGAGAGCCGTCGGTTGTGGCACTTCAGACGGATACGAAAAATATCGTTGCTGTCGGTAATGACGCGAAAAATATGATTGGCCGTACACCAGGTAACGTCGTAGCATTAAGGCCGATGAAAGATGGCGTTATTGCTGATTACGAGACAACAGCGTCAATGATGAAATACTACATTAAACAGGCAACGAAGAATAAAGGCTGGTTTGCCGGTAAGCCGTATGTAATGGTATGTGTTCCTTCTGGAATAACAGCTGTTGAGGAACGAGCGGTTATTGACGCAACTCGCCAGGCAGGCGCAAGAGATGCCTTTACGATTGAGGAACCGTTTGCAGCAGCTATTGGGGCAAACCTTCCTGTATGGGAGCCAACTGGCAGCATGGTTGTCGACATTGGCGGCGGTACGACAGAAGTGGCGATCATATCTCTAGGCGGAATCGTTACATCTCAATCTGTGCGCATTGCTGGTGATGAGATGGATGGTGCAATCATCAATTATATTCGTAAAACTTACAACCTTATGATTGGTGAGAGAACAGCTGAAGCGATTAAAATGGAAGTTGGTTCAGCAGGAGACGCGGATGGGATTGAAAATATGGAAATCCGCGGCCGAGACCTGCTGACAGGATTGCCAAAGACCATTGAAATCACAGCCGAAGAAATTGCCAGAGCGTTGCGTGACACAGTATACGCCATTGTTGATGCTGTTAAGCTGACACTTGAAAAAACGCCGCCAGAACTAGCTTCTGACATCATGGACCGCGGAATTGTCCTTACTGGCGGAGGCGCATTGCTGCGTAATTTGGACAAGGTCATCAGTGAGGAAACAAAAATGCCGGTCTTGATCGCCGAAGACCCGCTTGATTGTGTTGCAATTGGTACAGGCAAGGCATTAGATCATATCGATTTATTCAAGAGCAAAGCAAAAGAATCAAGGTAA
- a CDS encoding SPOR domain-containing protein, whose translation MDKQGKSITIKINGKDRPVQVDNKNQNIGSIKKPIQEEPIEKGKYDKEKSSSYQINDIRGDRSKVYPLEKDAALNETAAAQEQAEESFDWILPDPVDEEIIKEYKITPKQEKKQKKKSIGISVWNTKTKRNNRLYTTIILNVLFAVLLGTAFGVTFLKFLPSEPNTAAPAVTQPKAGPTAESPAGGNESLDLQSIPAFIIQNGIFTTEAAAKERVNLLDGQGVTAELFPVNGKFAVYLATAGSIEAAKQQAEALEAKGVEVFAKPFEIAGGTAAGLTAAESEFLQQAPEIYTILMSGAAAASEEVKKAENYQAMISKIEDKSLKDPTVLKAKASMERAGAAFMSYQKTKDANQLAEMEKSLLAFLSAYQSLGK comes from the coding sequence TTGGACAAGCAAGGAAAGTCAATCACAATCAAGATTAATGGCAAGGACCGTCCGGTTCAGGTAGACAACAAAAATCAGAATATTGGAAGCATAAAGAAGCCTATACAGGAAGAACCCATTGAAAAAGGTAAATATGATAAAGAAAAAAGCAGCAGTTACCAGATCAACGATATCCGTGGAGACCGGAGCAAGGTGTATCCGCTGGAAAAGGATGCAGCGTTGAATGAAACAGCGGCCGCCCAAGAACAAGCTGAGGAGAGCTTTGACTGGATCTTGCCTGATCCTGTCGATGAGGAAATCATCAAAGAATACAAAATCACCCCAAAGCAGGAAAAAAAGCAAAAAAAGAAAAGCATCGGCATTTCGGTATGGAATACTAAAACGAAACGGAATAATCGTCTTTATACGACTATTATTTTGAATGTCCTTTTTGCCGTTTTACTTGGGACGGCGTTTGGAGTGACATTCCTTAAATTCCTGCCATCAGAACCGAATACAGCTGCACCAGCAGTGACCCAGCCAAAAGCTGGTCCGACAGCTGAAAGCCCTGCAGGTGGCAATGAGTCGCTTGATTTACAATCAATTCCGGCCTTTATCATCCAGAATGGCATTTTCACAACAGAGGCTGCTGCAAAGGAAAGGGTGAATCTCCTTGATGGCCAGGGAGTTACAGCAGAGTTGTTTCCTGTGAATGGCAAGTTCGCCGTCTATTTAGCAACCGCTGGAAGCATTGAGGCTGCGAAACAACAGGCAGAGGCACTCGAGGCTAAAGGGGTTGAGGTGTTCGCAAAACCATTCGAGATTGCAGGTGGAACGGCAGCTGGCTTAACAGCAGCTGAATCGGAATTCCTCCAGCAGGCACCGGAAATCTATACAATCCTGATGAGCGGAGCTGCAGCTGCGTCGGAGGAAGTGAAAAAAGCAGAAAATTACCAGGCGATGATCAGCAAAATAGAAGACAAGAGTTTAAAGGATCCAACCGTTCTAAAGGCTAAGGCGAGCATGGAGAGGGCGGGTGCTGCCTTTATGAGCTACCAAAAAACTAAGGATGCCAACCAACTGGCGGAAATGGAGAAAAGCCTTCTGGCATTCCTGTCAGCCTATCAATCGCTTGGCAAGTAA
- a CDS encoding M23 family metallopeptidase, whose product MNSRTDDIRRRMMKRKRERERMEKVNHNRFFSTEEERHGFDRIPSYDMGPGEGGHPLFKKEVFLFKVLASACLVLIIAIIFRSPSEKAETIQQYVKHTMDQEFQFAAVSNWYEDQFGKPLALLPAKSADEENKQELNPDNQYALPASGKILEDFGDNGQRIMIETGKGAGVEAMDEGLVHFVGMKEGFGKTVIVQHADKSETWYGNLDDIDVSLYEYISKGAKLGTAMDSTDGIKGSFYFAIKKGDDFVDPVQVIKFE is encoded by the coding sequence ATGAACTCGAGAACTGATGATATACGCAGAAGGATGATGAAGAGGAAAAGAGAGCGGGAAAGAATGGAGAAAGTGAATCATAACCGCTTTTTCTCGACGGAAGAAGAACGGCATGGTTTTGACAGGATTCCATCTTATGACATGGGTCCAGGGGAAGGCGGACATCCTCTTTTCAAGAAGGAAGTTTTTCTGTTCAAGGTGCTTGCTTCCGCATGTCTCGTTTTGATCATTGCAATCATTTTCCGGAGTCCATCTGAAAAAGCAGAAACGATCCAGCAATATGTGAAACACACGATGGACCAGGAATTCCAGTTTGCTGCCGTTTCTAACTGGTATGAAGACCAATTTGGCAAGCCACTGGCATTACTTCCAGCAAAAAGTGCAGATGAGGAAAATAAGCAGGAACTGAACCCAGACAACCAATATGCTCTCCCTGCTTCCGGGAAGATCCTTGAGGATTTTGGCGACAATGGCCAGAGAATTATGATTGAAACCGGCAAAGGTGCCGGCGTGGAAGCCATGGATGAAGGACTTGTCCACTTTGTCGGCATGAAAGAAGGATTCGGTAAAACGGTCATTGTGCAGCATGCAGACAAGAGTGAAACATGGTACGGAAACCTTGACGATATCGATGTGAGCCTCTATGAATATATTTCTAAGGGAGCAAAGTTAGGTACGGCAATGGACAGTACGGATGGAATAAAAGGTTCATTTTATTTCGCTATTAAAAAAGGGGATGACTTCGTAGATCCCGTCCAGGTGATTAAGTTTGAATAA
- the pilO gene encoding type 4a pilus biogenesis protein PilO, with protein MNLQLEKKHTMILTLMALLAILIYIGVYFLYISPLKDSLALKESQLKSEQQLSETLETRLSTASATDFSSTVELQKMLPVDPMTEQLVLDLEKAEVISNSYITSMEFNNDGQGVSEAQPAHGEQPAVDSTSTENQGTESVTAEENQNTMPEGIAKNSVTVKVESASYFELEKFIATLEKLQRVVMVESISFTGPEEINSLSDEEKMIAMTLTINTFYLSGFDDLKDYNPKIETPEPANKRNPFPTFGDYSEDNLTENEQPNVDGTEGTDEN; from the coding sequence ATGAACCTCCAACTTGAAAAGAAACATACCATGATTTTGACACTAATGGCATTATTAGCAATTTTGATCTATATCGGTGTCTACTTTCTATACATATCACCGTTAAAAGACAGTCTTGCTCTCAAGGAAAGTCAACTTAAGTCTGAGCAGCAGCTGAGTGAGACACTGGAAACACGGTTGTCCACGGCAAGCGCAACCGATTTTAGCAGTACGGTCGAATTGCAGAAGATGCTGCCAGTCGATCCAATGACTGAACAACTTGTCCTGGACCTTGAAAAAGCTGAAGTCATATCGAACAGTTATATTACTTCCATGGAATTCAACAATGACGGTCAGGGAGTCAGTGAAGCTCAGCCAGCCCACGGTGAGCAGCCGGCAGTTGACAGCACTAGTACCGAAAACCAAGGAACAGAATCGGTCACAGCAGAGGAAAACCAGAATACTATGCCTGAAGGGATAGCAAAAAATTCTGTGACGGTGAAAGTTGAATCTGCCAGCTATTTTGAACTCGAAAAGTTCATTGCGACACTGGAAAAATTGCAGCGGGTGGTCATGGTCGAATCGATTTCATTCACTGGCCCTGAGGAAATCAATTCCCTTTCAGATGAAGAAAAGATGATTGCTATGACCTTGACGATCAATACATTTTATCTGTCAGGCTTTGATGACTTAAAAGACTACAACCCAAAAATTGAAACGCCCGAACCAGCAAACAAACGCAACCCTTTCCCGACTTTCGGAGATTATTCAGAAGATAACCTTACAGAAAATGAACAACCCAATGTCGATGGAACAGAAGGAACGGACGAAAACTAA
- the minD gene encoding septum site-determining protein MinD: MGEAIVVTSGKGGVGKTTTSANIGTALALQGKRVCLVDTDIGLRNLDVVMGLENRIIYDLVDVVEGRCKIHQALVKDKRFDDHLYLLPAAQTSDKTAVQPEQMRKLVNELKQDYDYIIIDCPAGIEQGYKNAVAGADKAIVVTTPEVSAVRDADRIIGLLEKEENVESPKLVINRIRSHMMKNGDMLDVDEITTHLSIDLIGIVADDDEVIKASNHGEPIALNPNSKASIAYRNIARRILGESVPLQQLDNDNKGVFSKIKKFFGVR; encoded by the coding sequence GTGGGAGAAGCGATAGTAGTTACATCCGGAAAAGGCGGAGTTGGCAAAACGACAACTTCTGCTAATATAGGTACAGCTTTAGCCCTACAAGGCAAAAGAGTCTGTCTTGTTGATACAGATATCGGCTTGCGTAACTTGGACGTTGTCATGGGGCTTGAAAACCGCATTATCTATGATCTTGTTGACGTAGTTGAAGGAAGATGCAAGATTCATCAGGCCCTTGTAAAAGATAAACGCTTCGATGACCACCTTTACTTGCTTCCAGCTGCCCAGACCAGCGATAAAACTGCGGTCCAGCCGGAACAAATGAGAAAATTGGTGAATGAACTGAAGCAAGATTATGATTATATCATCATCGATTGCCCGGCAGGAATCGAACAAGGATATAAAAACGCCGTTGCTGGTGCTGACAAGGCAATTGTTGTCACAACACCAGAAGTATCCGCGGTCAGGGATGCTGACAGGATTATCGGCCTGCTTGAAAAAGAAGAAAATGTTGAATCACCAAAGCTGGTCATCAACCGTATCCGAAGCCATATGATGAAAAATGGCGACATGCTTGATGTGGACGAAATCACTACACATCTATCCATCGATTTGATCGGGATTGTGGCCGATGATGATGAAGTTATCAAAGCTTCAAACCACGGCGAGCCAATCGCACTGAACCCAAATAGCAAAGCTTCCATCGCATATAGGAATATTGCTCGCAGAATTCTTGGTGAATCAGTTCCCTTGCAGCAATTAGACAACGATAATAAAGGCGTATTTTCGAAGATTAAAAAGTTCTTCGGAGTCCGCTGA